The nucleotide window CGCGAACTCCTGTTCGTCGAGTTCTCGGACCGGCCCAAACTGGATATGCGACTTTCGAGGTTGCGGGCGAGAACGAAGAGCGGGTTCTCCGAAGGCAATAACGCGATACTGGAAAGCCTCAGGAAGGAGCTCGACCGGTATTTCGCGGGCGATCTCACAGCCTTCACAACAGTCACAAAGCCACTCGGAACACCGTTTCAGCAGCGTGTCTGGCGCGCCCTGATGTCGATCCCTTTCGGGCAAACGATGAGTTATGGGGCGCTCTCCGACCAGCTCGGTTGTCCAGCGGCCGTGCGCGCGGTCGCCAGCGCCAACGCCGACAACTATGTGGCCATTCTGATTCCATGCCACCGGGTCATTGGCCGAAACGGGAAGCTGACAGGGTATGCCGGCGGACTTCACCGCAAAAGACACCTTCTCGACCTCGAAGCACGCGTGGTTGGAAGGCCGGTACAGTCCCGAATGTTCTAGCCCCGCTGCAGTCGACCAGGGTCGGACATCAGACGAAGCGAGTCCAGAACAGATGCGTCAACTCGAAAAATGTCCCCCGCACCATTGCCGGGTGCCGAGAGGGCCGCGCGGAGTTCGTCGTATTTCCACCGGTCCGAGGCTGAGTGCAGATTTGCCCTTCGGCTGCTAAAGAACAGATGTGCTCCGTCGGGACTCACGTATGGGCTGTAGTCCAGGTTGGAGGAGTTGATTGTGCTTCCAAGATTCAGTGCCGGTCCGAACGTTCCGGAGTCATCGGCGAAACTTACGTAGAGGTCCCCGCCTCCGAGCCCGTCTTCGCGCCCCCAGGAGGAGAAGATCAGGTACGATTCATCGGGCGCAACAAATGCGTTGAACTCGTCCCGCTCCGTGTTGACGCCGCCCGTGACAGCCTCGGCGATTCCGTATCCACTGTCTGTCGGGGCGACCCTCCAGATATCTTCACCACCCACACCTCCTTCCCGCTTGGAGGTGAAGTAGAGCATGCCCGCGGCAGTGACCGAGGGGTAGTACTCGTTTTCGGTAGAGTACACGGGATCCTCGACAAGTCGCGGTTCGGTCCACGCATTGCCCGCCCGGTCCGCAACCCAGATGTTAAAGTCGTCCGTCTCCGCACCGGGACCGATGGGCCTTGTTGAGGCGAAATAGATCTGCTGTCCATCCTCGGTGATGAAGGGTTCGAGATCACTGTACTCACCGGAGAATTCGACAACCTCCGGCATTGTCCACTCGCCTCCCACATACCTCGACATGGCGATCGTACCGAACGATCCGCTCCATATGCTGAAATAGAATTCGGAGCCATCCGGTGTCATCGCTGCATCTCGTTCATTCACTGCAGTTGATATGACGCCCGGTTCAAAGGGCATGGGTACGGAACTGACGGCGCGGTTGGTACCTGATGCGGTCAAGTCCGGACCGCGACCCCCCTGATTCTGCGTACAGCCGGCAAGCAACGATGCGACGAGCAGTGCCGCGAATATCGGAGCCGGCGGATTCCGGGTCGATGGATCAAGTTGACAAATCACATGATTCCTATTCACGAGCTTTCAACTCCCACAGGACATTGACGATTTTCCACTCACCGTTCCACTTTGCCACGTGGAGGTAGTCCACCCAGTCGGTGGCTACCACCTTTACGCTTGCGGTGTTGCCGTAGATATCGAGAATCGTGACATCCTGTTGGCGTTCGCTGTCCGGCGTAGGGCTCTTGCCGCTGGTGGCCTGGATCAGTGTGAGCGCGCTCATCTGACGAAGGTGTGACCGTCCTTGCTGCGGGTCGGTCATCACGATGCGCTTGGCCAGGTCCGGATGGAGTGCCTTCTCCATCCTCTCAGCATCCGCATCATAGTATCCCTCTATGTAGTCAAGCGCCGCAGCCACAATTGCTGTCGAGTCGGAGGACGTCTGGGCCTTCACATGACGGTTCAAGACCGGAATGAAAGCGAGTATGAGAAGGAGCGTTGTCAGGCGTGCCATGCTCGTCGGGTGTCTGGTTCAGCAGGAACAATAATTACGGTGGTCGTTCGGCGTGGTTTCGGTTGCTGCCGCTCGCCGCAGGCGACAGCATTAAGGATCGCAATCAACGATGTGGCCGGTCTGGTTCAATTCGGTGACGCAATTTCACCTAGCGCGTATTGAATTCCGCCCCAGATGTGATCGAGGTACAAACGCTCCGTGAACGATTCTGAAGTGTGCCCCAGTCCGGTGTAAAAGACCCGGCCGCCGTCAAATTCATGGTACCACGAGATCGGATGAGGTTCGGAAGGGGGATTTTCCTCGGGTCTTTTGTAAGACATGTCGTCGGCAAGAAGGAGCACGTTCACGTTGGGGTTAACGTACCGATAGTCGTACCACTCGTCTGTTCGAACCCAGGGGTCAGGCAGGCACCGCGTCGAGGCGTGGGTCGAGTCCATGATCAGCATCACGCCTTCTCGGACATTCGGGTTGTTAGGATGGCCATCGAAGTACGCACCGACCATCTGCCCGTACCACGGCCAGTCGTACTCGGTGTCGGCGGCCGAGTGAATCCCTACGAACCCTCCGCCCGCACGAACGAAACGAGTAAGGGCCGACTGTTGCGAATCGTCGAGTACGTCGAGCGTGGTGTTCAGGAAAACGACCACTCCGGTTGACGCCAGGTTAGCATCGGTGAACACGCCTCCGTCTTCCGTCGCGAGAATGCCATACCCGTTCTCAGTGGCAAGCTTTCTGATCGCCGCCGTCCCGGGTTCGATCGAATCGTGCCTGAAGCCTGCTGTCCTGGAGAAGACCAGAATGTCGGCGTCTGAGGGACGAGGAGCCGGACAAAAGAGGCCTGCAAGCAGAAGGACTGTGATCTGTGTCAGCAATGCGGCACCTGCTGTGCTGATCGCGCTACTCGATAGGTTGAGACGATGTTAGTGCTTAGTCGCGAGAAGGTCTACCCCTTTTGACGCCCGGGGCTAACTTATCACTCCCGATCAATGTAATCCCGGATTTGACATGAAACTTCTGCCGTTCCTGCTAATCCTGTTCTGGTCGATGCCGGCGTCGGGTCAACGCGAGTCTTCCCGCCTCCGAGCACGTGACGCCGGACTCGTCGTAGGAATTCTCCCGACCGGACCGATGAACAGCATTACGGATGTCGACGGCGTCAGAGTCGGGCACAGTACGCTGATCCTCGGAGATTCAGTCCGGACCGGTGTGACCGCGATACTACCGCACGGCCGAAACGTGTATCGTGAACGGGTTCCGGCGGCAATCCATGTCGGCAACGGATTTGGCAAATTGCTGGGCGTAACGCAGGTAACCGAGCTGGGTGAACTGGAGACACCCATCCTGCTAACCTGCACTCTGTGCGTATGGAAGGCCGCGGACTACCTCGTCGAGTATCTCCTCGAGCAGCCTGGAATGGAAGCGGTGCGGTCAATCAATCCCGCTGTTGGTGAAACGAACGATGGGTATCTCAATGACATCCGCACGCGGCCAGTCGAACGCAGGCATGTCCGCCACGCGGTTTTGCATGCGTCGGACGGAATGGTTGAAGAGGGATCGGTGGGTGCGGGCACGGGCACGGTCGCCTTTGGCTGGAAGGGAGGGATAGGCACAAGTTCACGGCGTACGCCCGAGCTAGACGGAGGGTATGTCGTGGGGGTACTCGTGCAGTCGAACTTTGGCGGCGTTCTGTCGATGAATGGTGCTCCCGTCGGGAGAGAGCTGGGACGCTACGCTTTCCAGAACGACATCGGAGGATCAGCCGATGGAAGCATCATGATCGTCGTTGCGACCGATGCCCCTCTGGACTCGCGGCAACTGGCAAGGCTCGCGCGGCGCGCGCTGGTCGGCCTGTCACGAACGGGTTCCGCGATGACGAACGGCTCGGGCGACTACGTGATCGTATTTTCAACTACGGGCTTCCAACTGCCGATTGTTGGTAATGACGACATGTCGCTGCTGTTTCAGGCGGTGGCCGAAGCAACGGAGGAGTCGGTCTACAATTCACTCTTCATGGCGACGACAGTATCTGGTCATCGTGGGACTGTCGAAGCAATTCCCATCGAGCGAACGATCGAAATCCTTCGCAAGTACCGGGTGCTGAACTGGGACCGCAAGAGTTTTGATCGCGAGTGACTGGAGCGGAATGGGACCGGAAAAATTGGTCTTCTGTCGACGTCTGATTCGTTATGACTCCGGCGGTTCTGCTTGTGTGGCGAAGTGTGTTCCTGGCGCTTCGCGGCACCGCGTCGTTGCCTGATAGTGCAGATTTTTGTAAATCGGTATTCCCACAGCCTCCACGAGGCCGTTTCCACTGAGATTCTTCCGCTGGCCGCATGTTCGACGTCGTGTCCCGGACGGCGCTTGCCGCATTGGCTGTTGTTGCCATGTGCTCATCCAGCAGCACCCTTTCTGCCGATCAGATGGCCAAACTGGACGCCCCCTTGCAGGGACTGGTCAGAGGAGACGGGCAGTTGGCGCATCTCCTGACTGAAGTCCAGTCGGCCGATGGGAAGGCACGCTATGCAGTGATTCTGCGTGTTAATGATGCGGCTGCGGTCCGGTCTTCCGGACTTCCCATTGCCAGCAGTGCGGGCACGATCATGACGGCGCGTTTGTCGGTGAGCGAGATCAGACGTGCGGCAGGCATCGCCGCAATTGTCGCGGTCGAGACACCGGAGAGGCGGGTCCACCAGAAGAATGATGGATAATGGTTCGGTCACTTCCGGCCGATACTGCGACTTCACCAACCGCAAGACCCATGAACCCTACGAGACTAGCGCTGCTTACATTTTCGCTCCTCACAATCGCTGGAGGAGTCAGCGCGCAATCACTTTCGAAACAGGAATCAGAAAAGGTGGATGTACGTCTGCGCGGTGCTCTCACGGCTTACGAAATGGGAGTGGACGTGGATGTCCCGCGTGCCCCGTCGATCTGGAGGGCCGAGGATGGCACGGATCGATACGGCGTTATTGTATATACCGACGATTCAGATGCTCTGCGCGCCCGTAACATACGCGTTAATTCAGAGCACGACGGTTTTGTCACCGTGATGGCTTCGGCCCGGGAGCTCGCTGACATGGCACGTCTGCCGGGCGTTCGCTACATCGACGCCGGCGAGGTTCGGTATCCGGATAACGATGTTGCCGCCGGACTGGTCGGCGCTTCGCTGCTCCACAACGGAGCGGTGGGAGGCACCGAGTACAAAGGCGATGGCGTGATCGTGTGCGTGTACGACAGCGGTGTGGACATCACGCACGAGGATTTCCGCGACCCGGTCGATCCGACGAAGAGCCGATTTCTGTACGTCTGGGATCAAACATTGACACCTACCGGGGGCGAGGCCACTCCGGCCGAATCGTGCTGCACGTATGGTGTCGAGTACTCGAAGACACAGATCGAAGATGAGATCGATGGCAGTCCGGCAGGATTCGTGCGTGAGACGGATATCAACGGTCATGGCACGCACGTGATCGGGACGGCAGCGGGAAACGGATCGTCTCTGTCTCCGGCGCAGTACGTCGGGATGGCGCCCAACGCGGATCTCATCATGATCAAGGGGGGAGATGGTAGTTTTCCGTCGTCGGGCATCATAGATGGCTTCAGTTATTGCGATGCGAAGGCTACGGCGGCGGGGAAGCCGGTTGTCATGAATCTCAGTCTTGGTTCTGACGCAGGTCCTCACGACGGGACGGATCCCGAGAGCATTGCCGCTGACGCGTTCTCTGCGGGTGCCGGTCGTCTGGCCGTGTATTCAGCAGGCAACTCGGGTGACGATGCCATTCACACGTCAGGCACGGTCGCAAATGCGTCTTCGGTCTCGTTCACTTTTACGGTACCGGCATACACACCGATCGCGGGAGCGAACAACGACGATTTCACCTTCGATCTCTGGTTCAGCACAGGTGGTGCGGTCACTGTAACGGTCGACTCACCCGCCAGCACGGGGGCGGCGGTGTTCGGTCCGGGTTCGTCGTCGGTGGTGCCCACGGCGGACGGAACCATTTCTGGAAATAACCGCGTGGACAGCGGCAACGGCGATCGCACGTTCAGACTGGACGTCTACGATTCAAATGCCGCGAGCCCTCCCGCCTCCGGCACGTGGGTTGTTCATGTGTCGAACACATCCGGCTCTTCGATGGATTACCACGGATGGGAATATGACGAATTGATCGGTGACGCGTTCGACTTGGTCCCGTTGACGGGCGGGGACTCCAACTATACGCTGAGCACATCGTCGTCGAACAGCTTGATCGTGGCATCGTACGTGCACCGCTGGAGATGGTGCGGTGACTCGATCGGAGGAAGCTGCGTGGGTTACATCGGCACGGACCTGTCCGATGACATTTCGTCCTTCAGCAGCGTCGGGCCCACTCGCGATGGACGACAGAAGCCGGATATCGCTGCGCCGGGTCAGGGTATGATATCTGCGCTGTCCAAGGACATGGGCTTGTCACCGGCGAGCGCGTCCTACATCCCGGGTGGCAAGCACTATGTGACGCAGGGCACGAGCATGTCATCACCGGCGGCGGCGGGTGCGGCGGCGTTGCTGTTTCAGGCGGACCCGAGCCTGACGGCCGCGAACGCTCGCTCGCTGATTACCAGCAACGCGGACACAGACGGCTTCACGGGCGGTGTCTGGAATGCTAACTGGGGTCACGGCCGACTGAACATCTTCCGTTCGATGGTCAAGCTGGTGGACAATGCCAGTGCCGGAAATCGAGAGATCCTGGCCTACGACGAGTGGTCGTCCTCGGGTTTTATAAGCGTGACTTTTGGCATAAAGGTCGCCGTTCGCTTCACGGCCGGCATCAGTGGAGACCTCGAAGGCGTTTTCATTCATCCGCGGTATCCAGTCACCCTCTCTGGTCCACTCACGTTGGAGATCTGGACGAATAGTGGGGTGCTCCCGGCATCCATCGTAGGCTCAGCCGTTAGCTTTAGTCACACGCTTGTCAAGGGAAACAGCTGGAACTATATCGACCTGTCAGCTGCCGGAGTCGCAGTCAGTTCGGGTACGGATTACCATCTCGTCCTGTATCCGACTCAAAGCGGTGATACGCTTCCATTGTGGATCGATACTGGTTCCATCGACAATCGATCGTCGGCTGACACGGGCGGTGGCTGGGTGTCGCAGCCAGGGTTCGATTTCCGAATTCGGCCGGTCGTCGCCGACGGCACGGTGTCACTGCCCGTTGAACTGGCCGTCTTCGAAGCCCTGACGGATGGCCAGGATCTTCTCGTCCGCTGGCAAACGGCAAGCGAAACGGATAACGCCGGTTTTGGCCTTGAACTCAAAGCGGCCGACTCCGAACAATCGTATCGCGAAGTGGCGTTCACGACAGGTGCCGGTACGAGCACTGAACGCATCGACTACGAACACAGGATTGTCGACGTCGCTCCAGGGGCCTACCTGGTCCGGCTGCGGCAGGTTGCGCTCGACGGTACATTTGAGTATAGCCCGGAAGTGCTGGTCGAGATCGGCGTTGAGGATGAGGTGTTTTTGGCGGCACCGTATCCAAACCCCTTCAACCCGAGAACATCCATGCAGGTCGCGGTGGCGCGGGAGCAGCACGTGCGTGCCGATGTGTTCGACGCGACGGGTCGGCGGGTAGTGACGCTAATGGACGACGACATGCGCGCGGGTGTTACTCGGACGCTTGACTTCGACGCGTCAGGTCTGGCGACCGGGCTCTACTTCATCCGGGTTCGCGGGGACCACTTCGTGAGCACGGAGAAAGTGCTTCTCATCAAGTAATATTGAAGAGTCGTCAGGGCGTTCACGAGTCGCTGGCGCCGTCATCGTCATCCATCCGCGATTCGAACTGGTAGATCGGGATCGTGACGGGGCCGTGTTCGGCCGCCCCGGCATCAACGACGTCCGGTGTTGTGTTCGAATTCGCGAGTCGTACCGCTGTACCCATCGCAACCACGAGCAGCATGTTGATCCCCGCTCCGAGCTGCTCGTAGCGAAGCGTTACGCCGACTACGGCGTCCGCCTGTAACTCCCGCGCCTTCAAGCGCAGCGCCTCTAGCGTCGTTCTCTTTGCACTCTGAAGTTCGTTGAGGCTCGACAGAGATCTGGCCTCGCCGGCGCTCACGGTGCCCACGAGGAAGTCGCGAATTCCCCTCATGTTGATCGCCGCTTCGGCTGACACGATCTGGAGTCTCTCAGATATCGGAATGTTCAAGCTTGCCTCGGTCGTGAGAAAAACGTTCCGGATCTTCGCACCCGATGCCGCTGCCGAAGTGCCTGACGAGGACTCTTTCGAAGACATCCCGATCTCGA belongs to Rhodothermales bacterium and includes:
- a CDS encoding methylated-DNA--[protein]-cysteine S-methyltransferase; the protein is MTRVNGRDHDGIVSPLGGRSVQSDTLPEPTSATITVSTFEVGLGSMIAGATDRELLFVEFSDRPKLDMRLSRLRARTKSGFSEGNNAILESLRKELDRYFAGDLTAFTTVTKPLGTPFQQRVWRALMSIPFGQTMSYGALSDQLGCPAAVRAVASANADNYVAILIPCHRVIGRNGKLTGYAGGLHRKRHLLDLEARVVGRPVQSRMF
- a CDS encoding ThuA domain-containing protein — its product is MLAGLFCPAPRPSDADILVFSRTAGFRHDSIEPGTAAIRKLATENGYGILATEDGGVFTDANLASTGVVVFLNTTLDVLDDSQQSALTRFVRAGGGFVGIHSAADTEYDWPWYGQMVGAYFDGHPNNPNVREGVMLIMDSTHASTRCLPDPWVRTDEWYDYRYVNPNVNVLLLADDMSYKRPEENPPSEPHPISWYHEFDGGRVFYTGLGHTSESFTERLYLDHIWGGIQYALGEIASPN
- a CDS encoding P1 family peptidase, whose protein sequence is MKLLPFLLILFWSMPASGQRESSRLRARDAGLVVGILPTGPMNSITDVDGVRVGHSTLILGDSVRTGVTAILPHGRNVYRERVPAAIHVGNGFGKLLGVTQVTELGELETPILLTCTLCVWKAADYLVEYLLEQPGMEAVRSINPAVGETNDGYLNDIRTRPVERRHVRHAVLHASDGMVEEGSVGAGTGTVAFGWKGGIGTSSRRTPELDGGYVVGVLVQSNFGGVLSMNGAPVGRELGRYAFQNDIGGSADGSIMIVVATDAPLDSRQLARLARRALVGLSRTGSAMTNGSGDYVIVFSTTGFQLPIVGNDDMSLLFQAVAEATEESVYNSLFMATTVSGHRGTVEAIPIERTIEILRKYRVLNWDRKSFDRE
- a CDS encoding S8 family serine peptidase — its product is MNPTRLALLTFSLLTIAGGVSAQSLSKQESEKVDVRLRGALTAYEMGVDVDVPRAPSIWRAEDGTDRYGVIVYTDDSDALRARNIRVNSEHDGFVTVMASARELADMARLPGVRYIDAGEVRYPDNDVAAGLVGASLLHNGAVGGTEYKGDGVIVCVYDSGVDITHEDFRDPVDPTKSRFLYVWDQTLTPTGGEATPAESCCTYGVEYSKTQIEDEIDGSPAGFVRETDINGHGTHVIGTAAGNGSSLSPAQYVGMAPNADLIMIKGGDGSFPSSGIIDGFSYCDAKATAAGKPVVMNLSLGSDAGPHDGTDPESIAADAFSAGAGRLAVYSAGNSGDDAIHTSGTVANASSVSFTFTVPAYTPIAGANNDDFTFDLWFSTGGAVTVTVDSPASTGAAVFGPGSSSVVPTADGTISGNNRVDSGNGDRTFRLDVYDSNAASPPASGTWVVHVSNTSGSSMDYHGWEYDELIGDAFDLVPLTGGDSNYTLSTSSSNSLIVASYVHRWRWCGDSIGGSCVGYIGTDLSDDISSFSSVGPTRDGRQKPDIAAPGQGMISALSKDMGLSPASASYIPGGKHYVTQGTSMSSPAAAGAAALLFQADPSLTAANARSLITSNADTDGFTGGVWNANWGHGRLNIFRSMVKLVDNASAGNREILAYDEWSSSGFISVTFGIKVAVRFTAGISGDLEGVFIHPRYPVTLSGPLTLEIWTNSGVLPASIVGSAVSFSHTLVKGNSWNYIDLSAAGVAVSSGTDYHLVLYPTQSGDTLPLWIDTGSIDNRSSADTGGGWVSQPGFDFRIRPVVADGTVSLPVELAVFEALTDGQDLLVRWQTASETDNAGFGLELKAADSEQSYREVAFTTGAGTSTERIDYEHRIVDVAPGAYLVRLRQVALDGTFEYSPEVLVEIGVEDEVFLAAPYPNPFNPRTSMQVAVAREQHVRADVFDATGRRVVTLMDDDMRAGVTRTLDFDASGLATGLYFIRVRGDHFVSTEKVLLIK
- a CDS encoding heavy metal-binding domain-containing protein: MARLSKFYSGLDDRELLSVLQKGTARHRVYALKAARDELMSRGGAEAERAALLFSAIPNVERLEPLITRQQTTETDIRVEIGMSSKESSSGTSAAASGAKIRNVFLTTEASLNIPISERLQIVSAEAAINMRGIRDFLVGTVSAGEARSLSSLNELQSAKRTTLEALRLKARELQADAVVGVTLRYEQLGAGINMLLVVAMGTAVRLANSNTTPDVVDAGAAEHGPVTIPIYQFESRMDDDDGASDS